A single Blastopirellula retiformator DNA region contains:
- a CDS encoding 3-keto-disaccharide hydrolase translates to MLRNITSLILLLALSSVSFAADKPGVYVDPNNVSDTDFYYQGEFYGPLTLPSGCLEMTGLQVVAQGKGKFSALQYKGGLPGNGWNNGPKLELTGELKDGVILLQHDAYVIAVDPNHAVVTNGAGETLGNLRKVRRKSLTLGHKPPHDAQVLFDGTSTEYFQNGKLTPEGLLKAGTITTFPVTDFQLHLEFRTPFMPEKSSQARGNSGVYIQERYEVQILDSFGKTPEFNDAASLYRTKSPEMNMCFPPLQWQTYDIYFTAARFDDAGNKVADARLTVYQNGIAVQRDVAIPNKTGAGKKEGPEPGPINLQDHNDPVVFRNIWIIEPSTPISFASASCSCL, encoded by the coding sequence ATGCTTCGTAATATTACCTCGCTTATCCTGCTCCTCGCACTTTCCTCGGTCAGCTTCGCCGCCGACAAACCGGGCGTCTACGTCGACCCCAACAACGTCAGCGACACCGACTTCTACTACCAAGGAGAGTTCTACGGACCGCTCACCCTCCCAAGCGGCTGTTTGGAGATGACCGGCCTGCAGGTGGTCGCCCAAGGCAAAGGCAAATTCTCAGCCCTGCAGTACAAAGGGGGTTTGCCCGGCAATGGTTGGAATAACGGTCCGAAGCTGGAACTGACTGGCGAGCTAAAGGATGGCGTGATCTTGCTGCAGCACGACGCCTATGTGATCGCGGTCGATCCGAATCACGCCGTCGTCACCAACGGGGCAGGGGAGACGCTCGGCAATCTCCGCAAGGTTCGTCGCAAGAGCCTGACGCTGGGACACAAGCCGCCGCATGACGCCCAGGTCCTGTTCGACGGCACGTCGACCGAATACTTCCAAAATGGCAAACTGACGCCGGAAGGTTTGCTGAAAGCGGGCACCATCACCACCTTCCCGGTCACCGACTTCCAGTTGCACCTAGAGTTCCGCACCCCGTTCATGCCGGAGAAATCTTCGCAGGCTCGCGGCAACAGCGGCGTTTACATTCAGGAACGGTACGAAGTGCAGATCCTCGACTCGTTCGGCAAGACGCCGGAGTTCAACGACGCCGCTTCGCTCTACCGAACCAAGTCGCCGGAAATGAACATGTGCTTCCCGCCGCTGCAGTGGCAAACGTACGACATCTACTTCACCGCAGCTCGCTTTGACGACGCCGGCAATAAGGTGGCCGATGCCCGACTGACCGTCTACCAAAACGGAATCGCCGTCCAGCGCGACGTGGCGATCCCGAACAAAACGGGCGCCGGTAAAAAAGAAGGCCCCGAACCCGGCCCGATCAATCTACAAGACCACAACGACCCGGTCGTCTTCCGCAACATCTGGATCATCGAGCCGTCGACGCCGATCAGCTTCGCCAGCGCTTCTTGTAGCTGTTTGTAG
- a CDS encoding DNA-directed RNA polymerase subunit alpha C-terminal domain-containing protein, with product MVQGLDFDLKHVVLSNTTFGPEEIRQIIRLLSKDYASFAVLRDSVAELEASQPERSPATNVRLGVCLYILGRNNRAIEILSNADGGALAHYYRGKANYALNKFDKAIEGYQAAQTAGYNRDECQLAIVETHRASGSNDVAMKQLDDLFGPVEQTADYLYQRGATVAALGGNPAEVVALYERAVESDSTHAGALFGLALENDRRGNDEEALGYYQKAAACFPTHVGTLLNLGILLEDRGEFDKAAHCYSRILDAYPNEPRARMYLKDAQASSDMFYDEEAQKKRDRIAQVLSIPVTDFELSVRSRNCLQKMGIQTLGDLTRCSEQELLSSKNFGETSLIEIREMLHSKGLELGQFSSDKGTPEPTIEVAGLSPDEQALLDRPISELNLSVRARKCMVRLGISTIGELVRRTGDELLECKNFGVTSLNEVREKLTASNLRLRGD from the coding sequence ATGGTTCAAGGTTTGGATTTTGATTTGAAGCATGTCGTCTTGTCGAACACGACATTCGGCCCCGAAGAAATTCGTCAGATCATCCGCCTGCTTTCCAAGGACTACGCCAGCTTCGCGGTGCTCCGCGACAGCGTCGCCGAACTGGAAGCGAGCCAGCCTGAACGTTCGCCGGCGACCAATGTCCGCCTTGGCGTCTGTCTCTACATTCTGGGTCGCAACAACCGCGCAATCGAAATTCTGTCGAACGCCGACGGCGGCGCCCTGGCCCACTACTATCGAGGCAAGGCCAACTACGCCCTGAACAAATTCGACAAGGCGATCGAAGGTTATCAGGCCGCGCAAACGGCTGGCTACAACCGCGACGAATGCCAGTTGGCGATCGTCGAGACGCACCGCGCCTCCGGCAGCAATGACGTCGCGATGAAGCAACTGGACGACCTGTTTGGTCCGGTCGAGCAAACCGCCGACTATCTGTATCAACGTGGCGCGACGGTCGCCGCGCTGGGCGGTAACCCGGCCGAAGTGGTCGCCCTGTACGAGCGAGCTGTCGAGTCCGATTCGACTCATGCCGGCGCCCTGTTTGGCCTAGCCTTGGAAAATGATCGTCGCGGCAACGACGAAGAAGCGCTCGGTTACTACCAAAAAGCGGCCGCTTGCTTCCCGACGCACGTCGGTACGCTGCTCAACCTGGGCATCCTGCTGGAAGACCGGGGCGAGTTCGACAAGGCCGCTCATTGCTACTCCCGCATTCTGGACGCTTATCCGAATGAACCCCGCGCTCGCATGTATCTCAAAGACGCCCAGGCGTCGAGCGACATGTTCTACGACGAGGAAGCCCAGAAGAAGCGGGACCGCATCGCCCAGGTCCTCAGCATTCCGGTTACCGACTTCGAGCTGTCGGTTCGCAGCCGCAACTGCCTGCAGAAGATGGGCATTCAGACGCTGGGCGATTTGACCCGCTGCAGTGAGCAGGAACTCCTGTCCAGCAAGAACTTCGGCGAAACCTCGTTGATCGAAATTCGCGAGATGTTGCACTCGAAGGGCTTGGAACTGGGGCAGTTCTCCTCCGACAAGGGAACGCCGGAACCGACCATCGAAGTCGCCGGTCTGTCGCCCGACGAACAGGCGCTGCTCGATCGTCCGATTTCGGAACTCAATCTATCGGTTCGTGCTCGCAAGTGCATGGTTCGCCTGGGCATTTCGACCATTGGCGAACTGGTTCGCCGCACCGGCGACGAATTGCTGGAGTGCAAGAACTTCGGCGTGACCAGCCTGAACGAAGTTCGCGAAAAGCTGACCGCCAGCAACCTGAGGCTCCGCGGCGACTAG
- the kdsA gene encoding 3-deoxy-8-phosphooctulonate synthase has product MGGTAKINNLTCGDGQSLLVVAGPCVIENLDLTLSIAESLHEMASRLPIQLVFKGSFDKANRTSGSAFRGLGIDEGLRVLEEVARRFDVPVTTDIHESHQAAKVAEVCDLLQIPAFLARQTDLLLAAASTGKAVNVKKGQFMAPWDMKHVVAKLKEAGNPNIMLTERGTFFGYGRLVNDLRALLEMSSLGVPVIYDATHSVQEPGGLGGATGGNRAMVPPMARAAAAVGIDGLFFETHPDPDKSPSDGPNMVPLTEAEKLLRQVFAVREAVSSNQ; this is encoded by the coding sequence GTGGGCGGAACGGCCAAAATCAACAATCTGACGTGCGGCGACGGGCAATCGCTGCTGGTCGTCGCTGGACCGTGCGTGATCGAAAACCTCGATCTGACGTTATCGATCGCCGAGAGCCTGCACGAAATGGCGTCGCGTTTGCCGATCCAACTTGTCTTCAAAGGCTCGTTCGACAAAGCCAATCGTACCAGCGGCTCCGCGTTTCGTGGCCTGGGAATTGACGAAGGCCTGCGGGTGCTGGAAGAAGTCGCTCGCCGGTTCGACGTGCCGGTGACGACCGACATCCATGAATCGCATCAGGCGGCGAAAGTGGCCGAGGTTTGCGATTTACTGCAAATCCCGGCGTTTCTCGCTCGCCAGACCGATCTGCTGCTGGCGGCGGCCAGCACCGGCAAAGCGGTCAACGTAAAAAAAGGGCAGTTCATGGCCCCCTGGGATATGAAACATGTCGTCGCCAAGCTCAAAGAGGCCGGCAATCCCAACATCATGCTGACCGAGCGAGGGACCTTTTTCGGCTACGGCCGCTTGGTTAACGACCTGCGGGCGCTGCTCGAAATGTCGTCGCTCGGCGTTCCGGTCATTTACGACGCCACCCATAGCGTCCAGGAACCTGGCGGACTGGGCGGCGCAACCGGCGGCAACCGGGCGATGGTGCCTCCGATGGCTCGCGCTGCGGCGGCGGTCGGCATCGACGGCCTCTTTTTTGAAACGCACCCCGATCCCGATAAGTCTCCGAGCGACGGACCGAACATGGTTCCGCTCACCGAGGCGGAAAAACTCCTCCGGCAAGTTTTCGCGGTTCGCGAAGCTGTCTCTTCCAACCAATAG
- a CDS encoding S1C family serine protease, translated as MSTGTPPEQRAQPSAIAFLRLFVFCFAIALGVSWVVSSFMLSDQAPVIDPNAAPRQITARGDLAADETSTIELFESASPSVVYITTTAFARRAMNVNPVEIPSGAGSGIVWDKKGHIVTNYHVIRDVDQGSGGRAIVTFADHSSREAQILGGSPDNDLAVLQLVNPQNAPLVPLQVGQSENLKVGQKVFAIGNPFGFDQTLTTGVISGLGRSIRSDSGQPINDLIQTDAAINPGNSGGPLLDSSGLLIGLNTAIYSPSGAYSGIGLAIPVDTVNAVTTEILRTGKVSRPYMGVAVLPAAAVSQLQLKGALIGDVIPDSPAAKAGLEPTIITQQGVDKFGDVIIAIDGNPVNNHTDITGQLFQHKAGDTVQVTVIRGAGTPDPQEVKVDVTLAEAR; from the coding sequence ATGAGCACTGGAACGCCGCCAGAGCAGCGGGCGCAACCGAGTGCGATCGCATTTTTACGGCTGTTTGTCTTCTGTTTTGCGATCGCTTTAGGGGTTTCGTGGGTCGTCAGCAGTTTCATGCTGTCAGACCAAGCTCCCGTCATCGATCCCAACGCCGCTCCCCGCCAGATCACCGCTCGGGGGGATTTGGCCGCGGACGAAACATCCACCATCGAGCTGTTTGAATCAGCCTCGCCGTCGGTCGTCTACATCACGACCACCGCTTTCGCCCGGCGAGCGATGAACGTTAACCCGGTCGAAATCCCCTCGGGCGCCGGTAGCGGCATCGTTTGGGACAAGAAAGGGCATATCGTCACCAATTATCACGTCATTCGCGACGTCGACCAGGGAAGCGGCGGCCGGGCGATCGTCACCTTCGCCGACCATTCCTCGCGCGAGGCCCAAATCCTCGGCGGTTCGCCCGATAACGATCTGGCCGTGCTGCAATTGGTCAATCCCCAGAACGCACCGCTGGTGCCGCTGCAGGTTGGCCAGTCCGAGAATCTCAAAGTCGGCCAAAAGGTCTTCGCGATTGGCAACCCGTTTGGCTTCGACCAAACCTTGACCACCGGCGTGATCAGCGGGCTAGGGCGTTCGATCCGTAGCGACTCGGGCCAGCCGATCAACGACCTGATTCAAACCGACGCCGCCATCAATCCCGGCAATTCGGGCGGTCCGCTACTCGACAGCAGCGGCCTATTGATTGGTTTGAACACGGCGATCTACAGTCCCTCTGGCGCCTACTCCGGCATCGGCCTGGCGATCCCAGTCGATACGGTCAACGCCGTTACGACCGAGATCCTGCGCACCGGCAAGGTATCGCGCCCCTACATGGGAGTCGCCGTGTTGCCGGCCGCCGCAGTCAGCCAACTGCAATTGAAGGGCGCCTTGATCGGCGACGTCATCCCCGACAGTCCCGCCGCCAAAGCAGGCCTGGAGCCAACGATCATCACCCAGCAGGGGGTCGATAAGTTTGGCGACGTCATCATCGCCATCGATGGCAACCCGGTGAACAATCACACCGATATCACCGGCCAATTGTTCCAGCACAAGGCAGGCGACACAGTTCAGGTGACGGTCATCCGTGGCGCCGGAACTCC
- a CDS encoding diacylglycerol/lipid kinase family protein — MNFQPFAAGQPGRIVLFYNPIAGPLHRHDKIDRLKSRLERQGYEVVSATTLVDLETLVDDSVQFVISAGGDGTAAAAVARIGDDTPLAIFPTGTENVYGKYLGISNSTAAFVEFLSRAMICQMDAATANGRIFLLMLGVGYDAEVVHQVAAQRKGHLTQSAYFGPILQTSWRYPFPNLQLELENEAGEVERLDGKWAFVVNVPRYAWGMSFAPQAVPWDGLLDVCILRQGGLAPGIGYLYSILRGGLNARRDVTYRRCRRIEIASDMTDVRFQTDGDPGGPLPVEIAVAPGRFPCLVPREFAENHQQLAANEAVL, encoded by the coding sequence GTGAACTTTCAGCCATTTGCAGCCGGTCAGCCGGGGAGAATCGTCCTCTTCTACAACCCGATCGCCGGGCCGCTCCACCGCCACGACAAGATCGACCGGCTAAAGAGCCGCCTAGAGCGACAAGGCTACGAAGTGGTCTCGGCGACGACGCTGGTTGACCTGGAAACGCTGGTCGACGACTCCGTGCAGTTCGTCATCTCGGCTGGCGGCGACGGAACGGCGGCGGCGGCAGTCGCCCGGATTGGCGATGACACGCCGCTGGCGATCTTTCCGACCGGCACCGAAAACGTCTACGGAAAGTACCTCGGCATCAGCAATTCGACCGCCGCGTTTGTCGAGTTCCTGTCGCGCGCAATGATTTGCCAGATGGACGCGGCGACCGCCAACGGCCGCATTTTCCTACTGATGCTGGGAGTCGGCTACGATGCCGAGGTGGTCCATCAAGTCGCCGCTCAGCGGAAAGGGCACCTGACGCAATCGGCTTATTTCGGCCCCATTCTGCAGACGTCCTGGCGGTATCCGTTTCCCAATTTGCAGTTGGAGCTGGAAAACGAAGCGGGGGAAGTCGAGCGTCTCGACGGCAAATGGGCCTTTGTCGTCAATGTGCCGCGGTATGCCTGGGGAATGAGTTTCGCCCCCCAGGCCGTACCCTGGGATGGCCTGCTCGACGTCTGCATCTTGCGTCAGGGAGGGCTTGCGCCGGGTATCGGCTATCTTTACTCGATCCTCCGCGGCGGCTTGAACGCCCGGCGGGACGTCACCTATCGCCGCTGCCGCCGCATTGAAATTGCGAGCGACATGACCGACGTGCGGTTTCAAACCGATGGCGATCCAGGCGGGCCGTTGCCAGTGGAGATTGCCGTGGCGCCGGGTCGATTTCCCTGCCTGGTTCCGCGAGAATTTGCAGAGAATCATCAACAACTGGCGGCCAACGAGGCGGTTTTGTGA
- a CDS encoding SpoIIE family protein phosphatase — MSSYLVAVNGSDAGKKIYLAGDKYVMGRHPECDIVVDAGAVSRHHAQITRKSQDLMIEDLGSRNGTFVNDTAIHSLQKLKDGDMIRVCDVTFTFHLDQPFAPPSSRSLTQREGGGVYGTIMVDDDSAPSTIMSQLEVSSQAGGVSLQASAEVKLAALLEITKNLGGVIAPEDVFPQVLASLFKIFLQADRGFIILQDEKGGLTPRWTNTRRPGDENIRISRTVINHVIEKKQAILSADAAADSRFEMSQSITDFQIRSIMCAPLIDSDGKAFGALQIDTLDQRKRFQQEDLEVLMSVASQAAISIDNAQLHQKAMKQQEIERDLKLASQVQIGFLPKGKPAAPGYDFFDYYRAANSVGGDYYDYIPLPNNRVAILLGDVVGHGIAASLLMAKLSADARYTLASIEDPAEAFCTLNNTFSESIPDDQFVTLVLNILNFEKHELTVLNAGHMAPMLRRTSGAVDDIGEAEISLPLGVFPDLEYEKATVPIAVGERIILFTDGINEAMDANDEQFGIPRVRERTQQEFPTVAQLGQAIVQDVREFMGSQFDDMCLVCYERLD; from the coding sequence ATGAGCAGTTATCTAGTAGCGGTCAACGGTTCGGACGCCGGAAAGAAAATTTATCTGGCGGGCGATAAGTACGTGATGGGACGGCATCCGGAATGCGATATCGTCGTCGACGCCGGCGCCGTCAGCCGCCATCACGCCCAGATTACCCGCAAAAGCCAGGACCTGATGATCGAGGACCTGGGGAGCCGGAACGGGACGTTCGTCAATGACACGGCGATTCATTCGCTGCAGAAGCTTAAAGATGGCGACATGATTCGCGTCTGCGACGTCACGTTCACTTTCCATCTCGATCAGCCTTTCGCCCCACCTTCGTCGCGCAGTTTGACCCAGCGTGAAGGGGGCGGCGTCTACGGTACGATCATGGTCGATGACGACTCGGCCCCGTCGACGATCATGTCGCAGCTAGAGGTCTCGTCGCAGGCCGGCGGCGTCTCGCTGCAAGCCAGCGCCGAGGTGAAACTTGCCGCGCTGCTCGAAATCACGAAAAACCTGGGCGGAGTTATCGCCCCGGAAGACGTTTTCCCGCAGGTGCTGGCCAGCCTGTTCAAGATTTTTCTGCAGGCCGATCGCGGGTTCATCATCCTGCAGGATGAAAAAGGAGGCTTAACGCCTCGCTGGACCAATACCCGCCGACCCGGCGACGAAAACATCCGGATCAGCCGCACGGTCATCAACCATGTGATCGAGAAAAAGCAGGCGATTCTGTCGGCTGACGCCGCGGCCGACTCGCGGTTCGAGATGAGCCAGAGCATCACCGACTTTCAGATTCGCTCGATCATGTGCGCCCCGCTGATCGACAGCGATGGCAAGGCGTTTGGCGCGTTGCAGATCGATACGCTTGATCAGCGCAAGCGGTTCCAGCAGGAAGATCTGGAAGTGCTGATGAGCGTTGCGTCGCAGGCCGCCATTTCGATCGACAACGCACAACTGCATCAAAAGGCGATGAAGCAGCAGGAGATCGAACGCGATCTGAAGCTCGCCAGCCAGGTGCAGATCGGCTTCTTGCCGAAAGGCAAGCCGGCCGCTCCGGGGTACGATTTCTTCGACTACTATCGCGCCGCCAACTCGGTCGGCGGCGACTATTACGATTACATTCCGCTGCCGAACAATCGCGTGGCGATCTTGCTGGGAGACGTGGTCGGGCACGGCATCGCCGCTTCGCTGCTGATGGCCAAGCTGTCGGCCGACGCCCGATATACGTTGGCGTCGATCGAGGATCCGGCCGAAGCGTTCTGCACGCTCAACAACACCTTCAGCGAAAGTATTCCGGACGACCAGTTCGTGACGCTGGTGCTGAACATCTTGAACTTTGAGAAGCATGAGCTGACCGTACTCAACGCCGGTCACATGGCGCCGATGCTACGGCGCACCAGTGGCGCCGTCGACGATATCGGCGAGGCCGAAATCAGCCTGCCGCTGGGCGTTTTCCCTGATCTGGAATACGAGAAAGCGACGGTTCCGATCGCGGTGGGTGAACGGATCATTTTGTTCACCGACGGCATCAACGAAGCGATGGACGCCAACGACGAGCAGTTCGGCATTCCCCGCGTTCGCGAGCGAACCCAGCAGGAATTTCCGACCGTCGCCCAGCTTGGTCAGGCGATCGTTCAAGACGTCCGCGAGTTCATGGGCTCGCAGTTCGATGACATGTGCCTGGTTTGCTACGAGCGGTTGGATTAA
- a CDS encoding phosphoribosylaminoimidazolesuccinocarboxamide synthase, with translation MTIDLPVRHGKVRDIYDLGDKLLLVASDRTSAFDYVLPTALPDKGRVLTQISRFWFEKLGVPNHMLSLDVADFGLPEGTDLAALEGRSMLVRKTEVVPIECVVRGYLAGSGWKEYGKSGTVCGIPLPAGLDQSAQLETPIFTPATKEESGHDINISYERMCEIIGEEFASTLRDKSIDIYTRGAAYAREKGIIIADTKFEWGVVDGELLLIDEVLTPDSSRFWPVDQYQVGVSPPSFDKQIIRDYLETTDWDKNSAPPELPAEIVSQTRAKYIEAYEELTEKSFPWK, from the coding sequence ATGACTATCGACTTGCCGGTTCGGCACGGAAAAGTACGTGACATTTACGATTTGGGTGACAAGTTGCTCTTGGTCGCCTCGGATCGCACCAGCGCGTTCGACTATGTTTTGCCGACGGCGCTGCCGGACAAAGGGCGGGTGCTGACGCAGATCAGTCGGTTCTGGTTCGAGAAGTTGGGAGTTCCCAACCATATGCTCTCGCTCGACGTCGCCGACTTCGGGCTGCCGGAAGGAACCGATCTGGCCGCGCTCGAAGGGCGCAGCATGCTGGTCCGTAAGACCGAAGTGGTGCCGATCGAATGCGTCGTCCGCGGTTACCTGGCGGGCTCGGGTTGGAAGGAATATGGCAAGAGCGGCACGGTCTGCGGCATTCCGTTGCCGGCCGGTCTCGACCAAAGCGCCCAGCTCGAAACGCCGATCTTCACCCCGGCGACCAAAGAAGAGTCGGGCCACGACATCAACATTTCGTACGAGCGGATGTGCGAGATCATCGGCGAAGAGTTCGCCTCGACGCTACGTGACAAGAGCATCGACATCTACACCCGCGGCGCCGCCTATGCCCGCGAAAAAGGGATCATCATCGCCGACACCAAATTCGAGTGGGGCGTCGTCGATGGCGAGTTGCTGCTGATCGACGAAGTGTTGACGCCCGACAGCTCGCGGTTCTGGCCGGTCGATCAGTACCAGGTTGGCGTTAGTCCGCCGTCGTTCGACAAGCAGATCATCCGCGACTACTTGGAAACGACCGACTGGGACAAGAACAGCGCTCCGCCGGAACTGCCGGCCGAGATCGTCAGCCAAACCCGCGCCAAGTACATCGAAGCGTACGAAGAGCTGACCGAGAAGTCGTTCCCCTGGAAGTAA
- a CDS encoding SMP-30/gluconolactonase/LRE family protein, with the protein MLKTLLAAALCLPVATLIAAEPIPGIGPVGQVQTLAKDYTFTEGPASDSVGNLYFTDIPNNRIYRRTPDGKLGVFFEPSGHTNGTMVRGDRLLICQMDGQLASISLSGDDYKVLAGKYKGERFNAPNDLVTDIQEGVYFTDPRYRAPTPWPQKVEAVYYLSSDGEVTRLIDDVVAPNGVILSPDEKTLYVVPSMESTLYAYEVLGPGKLGKKQALCQFRQPEGEENNGGDGLTIDQKGNLYVTTKLGVQVISPKGEILGVIEFPEHPANATFGGPEGKTLFVTARAGLYCVEMSVLGHQFPGK; encoded by the coding sequence ATGCTCAAGACCCTCCTCGCCGCCGCTCTCTGTCTGCCGGTCGCCACCCTCATCGCCGCCGAACCAATTCCGGGCATTGGCCCTGTCGGTCAGGTCCAAACCCTGGCCAAGGACTACACCTTTACCGAAGGCCCCGCTTCGGACAGCGTCGGCAACCTGTACTTCACCGACATCCCCAACAATCGCATTTATCGCCGCACGCCGGATGGCAAGCTCGGCGTCTTCTTCGAGCCGTCCGGCCACACCAACGGCACGATGGTCCGCGGCGATCGGCTGCTGATTTGCCAAATGGACGGCCAACTGGCGAGCATCTCCCTCAGCGGCGACGACTACAAAGTGCTGGCCGGCAAGTACAAGGGAGAACGCTTCAACGCCCCCAACGATCTGGTCACCGACATCCAAGAGGGCGTTTACTTTACCGATCCGCGTTATCGTGCGCCGACGCCTTGGCCGCAGAAGGTGGAAGCGGTCTATTACTTATCGTCCGATGGCGAAGTGACGCGTTTGATTGACGACGTCGTCGCCCCCAACGGCGTGATCCTGTCGCCCGACGAGAAGACGCTGTACGTCGTCCCGTCGATGGAAAGCACGCTCTACGCTTACGAAGTGCTTGGCCCGGGAAAACTCGGCAAAAAGCAGGCTCTTTGCCAATTTCGTCAACCCGAAGGCGAAGAGAACAACGGAGGCGACGGTCTCACCATCGATCAGAAGGGGAACCTGTACGTGACGACCAAGTTGGGCGTCCAGGTGATCAGCCCGAAAGGTGAGATCCTAGGAGTCATTGAATTTCCGGAACATCCGGCGAACGCCACGTTCGGCGGACCTGAAGGAAAGACTTTGTTTGTGACGGCCCGCGCTGGGCTTTACTGTGTGGAAATGAGCGTACTGGGACACCAGTTCCCGGGAAAATAG